From Corynebacterium sp. BD556, the proteins below share one genomic window:
- the lysS gene encoding lysine--tRNA ligase — MTTQDLSQQQQFRRAKRQKLIDSGREAYPVVVDRTESLSEIRERYVVLAEGETADGDVVSLHAGEETQDEVAVAGRIMFKRDTGKLCFASLQEGNGTQLQVMLSLAEVGEEALTSWKEDVDLGDIVSVRGRVIASRRGELSVMAKSWHMAAKALRPLPVAFADMNEEQRVRHRYTDLIMREAARDNAMTRIKVIAAVRKYLTGLDFVEVETPMLQTLHGGAAARPFVTRSNAMDIDLYLRIAPELFLKRCVVGGIERVFEINRNFRNEGVDSSHSPEFTMLETYQAWGTYKDCAEMTKGLVQFAAQEVFGSHKVTLADGTEYDFGGEWKVLEMYPSLNEALQRKHPGSMEVTVDSSVAELKAVAEVIGLKVPEGEGWLHGKLVEEIWEHLCSDQLYEPTFVINFPVETSPLTRDHREKKGMTEKWDLYVRGFELATGYSELVDPVIQRQRFEDQARLAAHGDDEAMVLDEDFLAAMEQGMPPTAGTGMGVDRLLMALTGLGIRETVLFPLVKPEAN, encoded by the coding sequence GTGACTACCCAGGACCTTTCACAGCAGCAACAGTTCCGCCGCGCGAAGCGCCAGAAGCTTATCGATTCCGGCCGTGAGGCTTACCCGGTTGTGGTCGACCGCACCGAGTCGTTGAGCGAGATCCGCGAGCGTTACGTCGTCCTTGCCGAGGGCGAGACGGCTGACGGGGACGTAGTTTCCCTGCACGCGGGCGAGGAGACTCAAGATGAGGTCGCTGTTGCCGGGCGAATCATGTTCAAGCGTGACACAGGCAAGCTGTGCTTTGCTTCTTTGCAGGAGGGAAACGGCACCCAGTTGCAGGTCATGCTTTCGCTTGCTGAGGTCGGGGAAGAAGCTTTGACTTCCTGGAAGGAAGACGTCGATCTGGGCGACATTGTTTCCGTGCGCGGCCGCGTGATCGCTTCGCGCCGCGGGGAGCTGTCGGTGATGGCGAAGTCTTGGCACATGGCGGCGAAGGCGCTGCGTCCGCTGCCGGTGGCTTTTGCTGACATGAACGAGGAGCAGCGCGTCCGTCACCGCTACACTGACCTGATCATGCGCGAGGCGGCCCGCGACAACGCGATGACCCGAATCAAAGTGATCGCCGCGGTGCGCAAGTATCTGACGGGGCTGGACTTTGTTGAGGTGGAAACCCCGATGTTGCAGACGCTGCACGGTGGTGCTGCGGCGCGGCCTTTCGTGACTCGTTCCAACGCGATGGACATTGATCTTTACCTGCGCATTGCGCCGGAGCTTTTTCTCAAGCGCTGCGTCGTCGGCGGCATTGAGCGTGTTTTTGAGATCAACCGTAATTTCCGCAACGAAGGCGTCGATTCCTCTCACTCGCCGGAGTTCACCATGCTCGAGACATACCAGGCATGGGGAACCTACAAAGACTGCGCGGAGATGACCAAGGGTTTGGTGCAGTTTGCGGCGCAGGAGGTTTTCGGTTCGCACAAGGTCACGCTTGCCGACGGCACCGAGTACGACTTCGGCGGCGAGTGGAAGGTGCTGGAGATGTACCCTTCCCTCAATGAAGCGCTGCAGCGCAAGCATCCGGGCAGCATGGAGGTTACCGTCGATTCTTCCGTGGCGGAGCTTAAGGCCGTCGCGGAGGTAATTGGTTTGAAGGTACCTGAGGGTGAGGGCTGGTTGCACGGCAAGCTTGTTGAGGAAATCTGGGAGCACCTGTGCTCCGATCAGCTCTACGAGCCGACCTTTGTGATTAACTTCCCAGTCGAGACTTCTCCGCTGACCCGCGACCACCGGGAAAAGAAGGGCATGACTGAGAAGTGGGACCTCTACGTTCGCGGCTTCGAGTTGGCCACGGGCTACTCGGAGCTGGTTGACCCGGTAATTCAACGCCAGCGCTTCGAGGATCAAGCCCGTCTGGCGGCCCACGGCGACGATGAAGCGATGGTGCTTGACGAGGACTTCCTCGCCGCCATGGAGCAAGGCATGCCGCCGACCGCCGGCACTGGCATGGGTGTCGACCGCCTGCTGATGGCCCTGACGGGTTTGGGAATCCGCGAAACTGTCCTTTTCCCGCTGGTCAAGCCTGAGGCGAATTAG
- a CDS encoding A/G-specific adenine glycosylase, whose amino-acid sequence MVTIVAPIVITQDDIIRFFKDNARDLPWRRPGTTPWGVLLSEVMSHQTPVGRVAPVWEKWIRRWPTPQDFAQASTDEVLRAWGTLGYPRRALRLLQCAQVIVDKHGGEVPGDVDKLLALPGIGDYTARAVACFAFGTNVPVVDTNVRRVYARAVEGKFLAHPRAAERTNVAALLPRHNGPVFSAGLMELGAVVCTATKPKCPQCPLEKTCAWVSAGKPEPSAAELKRKKVQKFEGTDRQVRGKIMKCLREAPKPVPRSDIDLLWADQVQLSRALYSLLQDRLAEQDDKGYFHLPR is encoded by the coding sequence ATGGTCACTATTGTGGCACCTATTGTGATCACACAAGACGACATCATCAGGTTTTTCAAAGACAACGCCCGCGACCTGCCGTGGCGCCGCCCGGGCACCACACCATGGGGTGTGCTGCTGTCTGAAGTTATGAGCCACCAAACCCCAGTTGGGCGCGTAGCACCCGTGTGGGAAAAGTGGATTAGGCGTTGGCCCACGCCACAAGATTTCGCGCAGGCCAGCACCGATGAGGTGCTGCGGGCATGGGGCACGCTTGGTTACCCACGGCGAGCGCTGCGGTTGCTGCAGTGCGCGCAGGTGATCGTCGATAAGCATGGCGGAGAAGTGCCCGGAGACGTCGACAAGCTGCTCGCGCTGCCCGGCATCGGCGACTACACCGCACGCGCCGTCGCGTGCTTCGCCTTCGGCACAAACGTGCCAGTGGTGGACACCAACGTGCGCCGCGTCTACGCCCGAGCCGTGGAAGGGAAATTCCTCGCGCACCCGCGGGCCGCAGAACGCACCAATGTCGCAGCGTTGTTGCCGCGCCACAATGGGCCTGTATTCTCCGCAGGTTTGATGGAGTTGGGAGCTGTGGTGTGCACGGCGACGAAACCTAAGTGCCCACAGTGCCCGCTGGAAAAAACCTGCGCGTGGGTCAGTGCCGGCAAACCTGAGCCCAGCGCCGCGGAATTGAAGCGAAAGAAGGTCCAGAAGTTCGAAGGCACCGACCGACAAGTGCGCGGCAAAATTATGAAGTGTCTGCGTGAGGCGCCCAAACCGGTGCCCCGCAGCGACATTGACCTGCTGTGGGCCGATCAGGTCCAGCTCTCACGCGCGCTGTACTCGCTACTTCAAGACCGCCTCGCCGAGCAAGACGACAAGGGCTACTTCCACTTGCCGCGGTAG
- the zupT gene encoding zinc transporter ZupT → MVAGYGWETVALAFAMTMLAGLSTGIGGLIVALKSSPSHRFLASSLGFSSGVMVYISLVEILPKGIAEVGEAPGVAAFFVGVALIAVIDRLVPEDVNPHEPLEAQQSSRLAKAGLLTAVAIAAHNFPEGFATFMAALADPVLAAPIAVAIAIHNIPEGIAVAAPLREATGRKWRAAGWATFSGLAEPLGALIGFLLLLPFMGPSTLGYSYAAVAGIMVFISFDKLLPSAFRTGHHHHGIYGVIAGMGVMAVSLILMP, encoded by the coding sequence ATGGTGGCGGGATACGGCTGGGAAACGGTTGCGCTGGCTTTCGCCATGACAATGCTCGCTGGCTTATCGACGGGCATCGGCGGACTCATCGTCGCCCTGAAATCTTCCCCCTCGCACCGCTTCCTCGCCTCCTCACTGGGTTTTTCCAGCGGCGTGATGGTCTACATTTCATTGGTAGAAATCCTCCCGAAAGGTATCGCGGAAGTCGGCGAAGCGCCCGGGGTGGCTGCTTTTTTCGTGGGGGTGGCGCTCATCGCAGTCATTGACCGGCTGGTGCCGGAGGACGTCAACCCCCATGAACCTTTGGAAGCACAGCAGTCCTCGCGCCTAGCTAAGGCGGGGCTGCTTACCGCGGTAGCCATCGCGGCGCACAATTTCCCGGAAGGCTTCGCCACGTTCATGGCGGCTCTGGCCGACCCGGTACTCGCCGCCCCGATCGCCGTCGCCATCGCGATCCACAACATTCCGGAGGGCATTGCGGTGGCCGCCCCGCTACGCGAAGCGACTGGGCGCAAGTGGCGCGCCGCCGGCTGGGCTACCTTCTCCGGTTTGGCGGAGCCGCTCGGCGCGCTCATCGGTTTCCTTTTGCTGCTGCCTTTCATGGGTCCATCTACCCTCGGCTACTCCTATGCGGCGGTCGCCGGGATCATGGTGTTCATCAGCTTTGACAAGCTTCTGCCCAGCGCTTTTCGGACCGGGCACCATCACCACGGCATTTATGGGGTGATCGCCGGGATGGGGGTCATGGCGGTCAGCCTCATCTTAATGCCTTAA
- a CDS encoding DUF4236 domain-containing protein, whose product MGILYRQKKKLGKGSWLNISKSGASVSTKVGPVTFNSRGGMWVNLPGGLHYRGKWK is encoded by the coding sequence ATGGGTATCTTGTATCGCCAAAAGAAGAAGCTGGGCAAAGGTTCTTGGCTCAACATTTCCAAATCCGGCGCGTCCGTGTCCACCAAGGTGGGGCCGGTGACTTTCAACTCCCGCGGCGGCATGTGGGTCAACCTGCCGGGCGGTTTGCACTACCGCGGCAAGTGGAAGTAG
- the disA gene encoding DNA integrity scanning diadenylate cyclase DisA, whose product MTDVDSSAAQIPMRDILELLAPGTPLRDGLERIQRGHTGGLIVIGDGPAVTELCDGGIVFDIPFQPTLLRELSKMDGAVVLTEGGTHIRRANVQLVPAPSYPTSESGTRHRAAERTALQTGVPVIAVSASMNTLTLYANGKRRLLEEPAVVMQRANQALSTVERYRSRLDVANKRLLVAERNNYATISDVVGVLQRMIMLERAADDMDETLTELGTDARQLTLQLSELRAGNNDSLMLISDYIPAASIPTADQVGAVMEKLEQLEDAQLLNSSSLAQALGLPATEESLMQNVTPRGYRALSRIPRVQKFLMDHLVAAFGELPALLSAELDDIRAAEGVSPLWARHIYDGLRRFA is encoded by the coding sequence ATGACGGACGTCGATTCCTCCGCCGCACAAATCCCCATGCGCGACATTCTTGAGCTGCTGGCCCCGGGCACCCCGCTTCGTGATGGGTTGGAGCGCATCCAGCGCGGCCACACAGGCGGGCTCATTGTCATCGGCGACGGCCCCGCCGTCACTGAGCTGTGCGATGGCGGAATCGTCTTTGACATTCCTTTCCAGCCCACCCTTTTGCGGGAGCTGTCCAAAATGGACGGGGCGGTGGTACTTACCGAGGGGGGAACTCACATTCGCCGCGCCAATGTCCAACTTGTGCCGGCGCCGTCCTACCCCACCTCCGAGTCCGGCACCCGCCACCGCGCCGCCGAACGCACGGCGCTGCAAACCGGTGTCCCGGTGATCGCAGTGTCGGCTTCCATGAACACCCTGACGTTATACGCCAACGGTAAGCGCCGCCTGTTAGAGGAGCCGGCCGTTGTAATGCAGCGGGCCAACCAAGCTCTGTCCACGGTGGAGCGCTACCGCAGCCGCCTTGATGTGGCCAACAAGCGCCTATTAGTCGCTGAGCGCAACAATTACGCCACCATCAGCGACGTTGTGGGGGTGTTGCAGAGGATGATCATGCTGGAACGCGCCGCAGACGACATGGATGAAACTCTCACCGAGCTGGGCACCGATGCCCGCCAACTAACTTTGCAGTTATCAGAGCTGCGGGCGGGCAACAACGACTCCCTCATGCTAATTAGTGACTACATTCCGGCCGCGTCCATCCCAACGGCTGATCAGGTCGGGGCCGTCATGGAGAAATTGGAGCAGCTAGAAGACGCGCAGCTTCTCAACTCATCCTCGCTCGCGCAGGCGCTGGGGTTGCCGGCCACGGAAGAAAGCCTGATGCAAAACGTGACCCCGCGGGGCTACCGCGCCCTGTCACGCATCCCGCGGGTTCAGAAATTCCTCATGGATCATTTAGTCGCCGCCTTCGGTGAACTGCCGGCCCTGCTCAGCGCGGAACTCGACGATATCCGGGCCGCAGAAGGTGTTTCGCCGCTGTGGGCGCGCCACATCTACGATGGCCTGCGCCGCTTTGCCTGA
- a CDS encoding carbonic anhydrase: MIDASTPSGVWEQLLAGNARFAHDSLDHPRIDRNRREELRGGQAPVAAILSCSDSRVPVELLFDAGLGDIFVIRTAGGCVDAAVSGSLDFAVEALGVKLVIVLSHEGCGAIGAAIKAVEEAEIPVGLQRVFVEKIAPSVIAAHAVGHVSRDEVEKDHAGITAEHLVDRIPAIQDRVKSGTLGVVAARYRLADGRVETVAEHFAR, translated from the coding sequence ATGATTGATGCTTCGACACCCAGTGGTGTGTGGGAACAACTGCTTGCGGGCAACGCCCGCTTCGCCCATGATTCCCTTGATCATCCCCGCATCGACCGCAACCGTCGTGAGGAGCTGCGCGGCGGGCAGGCCCCCGTGGCGGCCATTTTGTCTTGTTCTGATTCGCGGGTGCCCGTCGAGTTGCTTTTCGACGCCGGCCTGGGCGACATCTTCGTCATCCGCACCGCCGGTGGTTGCGTTGACGCCGCAGTCTCCGGATCGCTGGACTTCGCCGTCGAAGCCTTGGGGGTCAAACTGGTAATCGTGCTCAGCCACGAAGGCTGCGGCGCTATCGGCGCGGCCATCAAAGCCGTCGAAGAAGCGGAAATTCCCGTCGGGCTGCAAAGGGTTTTCGTGGAAAAAATTGCCCCCAGCGTCATCGCTGCCCACGCCGTTGGCCACGTGTCACGCGACGAGGTGGAAAAGGACCATGCGGGGATCACCGCCGAGCACCTCGTCGACCGCATCCCCGCCATCCAGGACAGGGTGAAAAGCGGCACGCTTGGCGTGGTTGCCGCACGATACAGGCTCGCAGACGGCCGCGTCGAGACTGTCGCGGAGCATTTCGCCCGCTAA
- a CDS encoding ATP-dependent Clp protease ATP-binding subunit, whose protein sequence is MFERFTDRARRVIVLAQEEARALNHNYMGTEHILLGLIKEGEGVAAKALESMGINLEDVRREVEEIIGQGSQPVTGHIPFTPRAKKVLELSLREGLQMGHKYIGTEFLLLGLIREGEGVAAQVLIKLGADLPRVRQQVIQLLSGYEGGEGQNPEAPQQGGGFAGAGAGGAMGGGGRGGQQGERSNSLVLDQFGRNLTAAAREGKLDPVVGRDKEIERIMQVLSRRTKNNPVLIGEPGVGKTAVVEGLALDIANGKVPETLKDKQVYSLDLGSLVAGSRYRGDFEERLKKVLKEINQRGDIILFIDEIHTLVGAGAAEGAIDAASLLKPKLARGELQTIGATTLDEYRKHIEKDAALERRFQPVQVDEPSVEDTVTILKGLRDRYEAHHRVSYTDDALAAAANLSDRYINDRFLPDKAVDLLDEAGARMRIKRMTAPEGLREVDERIAEVRKEKEAAIDAQDFEKAAGLRDTERKLGEERSEKEKKWRDGDLEEIAEVGEEQIADVLANWTGIPVFKLTESESSRLLNMETELHKRIIGQDEAVRAVSRSIRRTRAGLKDPKRPSGSFIFAGPSGVGKTELSKALAEFLFGDEDSLVQVDMGEFHDRFTASRLFGAPPGYVGYEEGGQLTEKVRRKPFSVVLFDEIEKAHKEIYNTLLQVLEEGHVTDGQGRVVDFKNTVLIFTSNLGTSDISKAVGLGFTGDTAVDADAQYDRMKNKVHDELKKHFRPEFLNRIDEIVVFRQLTQEEIVQMVDLLVGRVDKNLAAQDMGIELSEKAKNLLAVRGFDPVLGARPLRRTIQREIEDVLSEKILFGEIGAGEIITVDVENWDGDVEAARNARGKAAEGAKFTFTPRPKPLPPETFDAAEEVEVREIDEDDSAQPETVSVKPDVLPTTDEGEGGAGSPAGAGQPM, encoded by the coding sequence ATGTTCGAGCGGTTTACCGACCGGGCCCGCCGCGTTATTGTCCTGGCACAGGAGGAGGCGCGGGCGCTGAACCACAATTACATGGGCACCGAGCACATCCTGCTCGGCCTAATCAAAGAGGGCGAAGGCGTCGCCGCGAAAGCGCTGGAGTCCATGGGGATCAACCTCGAGGATGTGCGCCGCGAGGTCGAAGAAATCATCGGCCAAGGCAGCCAGCCTGTCACCGGCCACATCCCCTTTACCCCGCGTGCCAAGAAAGTCCTTGAGCTTTCCCTGCGGGAAGGTCTGCAAATGGGCCACAAATACATCGGCACCGAGTTTTTATTGCTTGGCCTCATCCGTGAGGGGGAAGGCGTGGCAGCCCAAGTGCTGATCAAGCTGGGCGCTGATCTGCCGCGGGTGCGTCAGCAAGTTATCCAGCTACTTTCCGGCTACGAAGGCGGCGAAGGCCAGAACCCGGAAGCGCCCCAGCAAGGCGGAGGCTTCGCAGGAGCCGGAGCCGGCGGCGCTATGGGTGGCGGCGGTCGCGGAGGCCAGCAAGGCGAGCGTTCCAACTCGCTGGTGCTGGACCAATTCGGCCGCAACCTCACCGCGGCTGCCCGTGAGGGCAAACTCGACCCGGTGGTTGGCCGCGACAAAGAAATCGAGCGCATCATGCAAGTCCTGTCGCGGCGCACCAAGAATAATCCGGTCCTCATTGGTGAGCCAGGTGTGGGCAAAACAGCCGTCGTTGAAGGTCTGGCGCTAGATATCGCCAACGGCAAGGTGCCGGAGACTCTTAAAGATAAGCAGGTGTACTCCCTCGACCTGGGTTCCCTGGTCGCCGGTTCGCGTTACCGTGGTGACTTCGAGGAGCGACTGAAAAAGGTGCTCAAGGAAATTAACCAGCGCGGCGACATCATCTTGTTCATTGATGAGATCCACACCCTGGTCGGCGCTGGAGCAGCCGAAGGAGCCATCGACGCAGCTTCGCTGCTGAAGCCGAAACTGGCTCGCGGTGAGCTTCAGACCATCGGTGCGACAACGCTCGATGAGTACCGCAAACACATCGAAAAGGACGCTGCGTTGGAGCGTCGCTTCCAGCCGGTGCAGGTAGATGAACCCTCCGTCGAGGACACCGTGACCATCCTCAAGGGTCTGCGCGACCGTTACGAGGCACACCACCGCGTGTCTTACACCGATGATGCGTTGGCGGCCGCGGCGAACCTGTCGGACCGCTACATCAATGACCGTTTCTTGCCGGACAAAGCCGTTGACCTGCTCGATGAGGCGGGAGCCCGCATGCGTATCAAGCGCATGACTGCGCCGGAGGGCTTGCGTGAGGTCGACGAGCGCATCGCCGAGGTGCGCAAGGAAAAGGAAGCGGCCATTGACGCCCAAGATTTCGAGAAGGCCGCTGGGCTGCGCGACACCGAACGCAAGCTGGGCGAGGAGCGTTCAGAAAAGGAAAAGAAGTGGCGCGACGGCGACCTCGAAGAAATCGCTGAGGTTGGCGAGGAACAGATCGCGGACGTGTTGGCTAATTGGACCGGCATTCCGGTGTTCAAGCTCACTGAGTCCGAATCTTCGCGCCTGTTGAACATGGAAACTGAGCTGCACAAACGCATCATTGGGCAGGACGAGGCGGTGCGCGCCGTGTCCCGCTCGATCCGACGCACCCGCGCGGGCCTGAAAGACCCGAAGCGCCCATCGGGCTCGTTTATCTTCGCCGGGCCCTCAGGTGTGGGAAAGACGGAGCTGTCTAAGGCGCTAGCGGAGTTCCTTTTCGGCGATGAAGATTCCTTGGTTCAGGTGGACATGGGCGAGTTCCACGACCGTTTCACCGCCTCCCGCCTGTTCGGGGCCCCTCCGGGATACGTCGGTTACGAGGAGGGTGGCCAGTTGACGGAGAAGGTTCGCCGCAAGCCGTTTTCCGTTGTGCTTTTCGACGAAATTGAGAAGGCACACAAGGAGATCTACAACACGCTTTTGCAAGTCCTGGAGGAAGGCCACGTCACTGACGGGCAGGGCCGTGTGGTTGACTTCAAGAACACCGTTTTGATTTTCACCTCGAACCTGGGCACCAGCGACATCTCTAAGGCGGTCGGTTTAGGTTTTACGGGTGATACAGCGGTCGACGCCGACGCCCAATACGACCGGATGAAAAACAAGGTCCACGATGAGCTGAAGAAGCACTTCCGCCCCGAGTTCCTCAACCGTATCGACGAGATCGTGGTCTTTCGCCAGCTCACCCAGGAAGAAATTGTCCAGATGGTTGACCTGCTCGTCGGCCGGGTGGATAAGAACCTGGCGGCCCAAGACATGGGCATTGAACTGAGTGAGAAGGCAAAGAACCTGCTCGCCGTGCGCGGGTTTGACCCGGTGCTCGGTGCGCGCCCGCTGCGTCGCACCATTCAGCGAGAAATCGAGGACGTTTTGTCCGAAAAGATCCTCTTTGGTGAAATCGGCGCTGGTGAGATCATCACCGTCGATGTGGAGAACTGGGATGGTGACGTCGAGGCTGCCCGCAACGCTCGTGGCAAGGCAGCCGAGGGCGCGAAGTTCACCTTCACCCCGCGCCCGAAGCCGCTGCCGCCTGAGACTTTCGACGCCGCTGAAGAAGTCGAAGTCCGGGAGATCGACGAAGATGATTCAGCGCAGCCTGAAACCGTTTCGGTCAAGCCCGATGTTTTGCCCACCACAGATGAAGGCGAGGGGGGCGCAGGCTCACCCGCTGGGGCTGGCCAGCCGATGTAG
- a CDS encoding IS3 family transposase (programmed frameshift), which translates to MPRKTYTEQFKRDAVTLYESTPGATINAIASDLGVNRNSLRTWLDAFGTGTKTNANGEKVASPIAAANSERTPAQGLSDAERIRMLERENATLREEREILRKAAKYFAEGDELVNRFQFVDDHRDFYEVKRLCEVLKINRSSYYKWKSAAPARRRRLVADAALGARIKAVFTAENGCYGAKRITAAINSDPTSDDRLNHKRTARLMRQMELFGYTKKRRVKTTVSAKRAPTFPDLLARRFTAEKPNTVYVGDITYLPIADGSNMYLATVIDCYSRQLTGFAIAVHMRTELVEEALMMAYGIRGGLDGAIFHSDHGSVYTSDRYRRLCERLGVTQSMGAIGTSADNSLAESFNATLKREVLQDAPVFASQLVCRRDVFQWCSRYNTKRLHSRCGYRSPNAFESSETAILKTASD; encoded by the exons ATGCCACGCAAGACCTACACCGAGCAGTTCAAGCGTGACGCAGTGACGTTGTACGAGTCGACCCCTGGAGCCACGATCAACGCGATCGCCTCCGATCTCGGGGTCAACCGCAACTCCCTGCGCACCTGGCTCGACGCCTTCGGCACCGGCACCAAAACCAACGCCAACGGTGAAAAAGTCGCCAGCCCGATCGCCGCAGCCAACAGCGAACGTACTCCTGCTCAAGGACTCTCCGATGCCGAACGCATCCGCATGCTGGAACGCGAAAACGCCACGCTACGGGAAGAACGAGAGATCCTGCGCAAGGCGGCCAAATATTTCGCGGAAG GAGACGAACTGGTGAACCGCTTTCAGTTCGTTGATGACCACCGAGACTTCTACGAGGTCAAGCGGTTATGTGAGGTCCTGAAGATCAACCGGTCCTCCTACTACAAGTGGAAATCTGCTGCTCCTGCCCGCCGGCGACGCCTCGTCGCTGACGCGGCGCTGGGAGCGAGGATCAAGGCCGTGTTCACAGCTGAGAACGGCTGTTACGGGGCGAAACGCATCACAGCGGCCATCAACTCGGATCCGACCAGCGATGATCGCCTCAATCACAAGCGCACCGCCAGGCTGATGCGCCAGATGGAATTGTTCGGCTACACCAAGAAACGCCGCGTAAAGACCACGGTGTCTGCGAAACGCGCTCCGACGTTTCCGGATCTGCTCGCACGCCGTTTCACCGCGGAGAAACCAAACACGGTCTACGTCGGCGATATCACCTACCTCCCGATTGCAGATGGGTCGAATATGTACCTGGCGACGGTCATCGACTGCTACTCGCGGCAGTTGACCGGTTTCGCGATCGCCGTCCACATGCGTACGGAGTTAGTTGAAGAGGCTTTGATGATGGCTTACGGGATCCGTGGCGGGCTTGACGGAGCGATTTTCCACTCCGATCATGGCAGTGTATACACCTCTGATCGGTACCGAAGACTATGTGAACGTCTCGGTGTTACCCAATCGATGGGAGCAATTGGTACCAGCGCGGATAATTCTCTGGCGGAGTCGTTCAACGCCACGTTGAAACGGGAAGTCCTTCAAGATGCACCTGTTTTCGCCAGTCAGCTGGTGTGTCGCCGGGACGTGTTCCAATGGTGCAGTCGCTACAACACCAAACGCCTGCACTCGAGGTGCGGCTATCGTTCGCCGAACGCCTTTGAATCTTCCGAAACAGCTATACTCAAAACCGCATCTGATTAA
- a CDS encoding lipase family protein: MSVRHLLAALLTTVALAAPAVPALAQPGPTPQQLVDGLRHAATTPPGNLVASYDPFYDDPVPALGAPGTKLRTQPAPHLLNILGPDFPGYAEKILYTSTTVHGEPIATSGVVIQPAQPWRGKGPTPTVVFAPGTRGSGDVCAPSRGPWMTAQLDVLAPALGFNYELPNYTAAALLGMRVVVVDYIGLGTPGAHTYVLHDEEARAVLDAARAVVPAGEPVAFYGYSQGGGAVAAAAELQPTYAPELNLKGTFAGAPPADLFATMQGVDNSLITAVLGYALNGWVQRYPHLRATVEPLLNERGREFVHSTANSCMPDGALRWALTDTRSLTTTGESLAQIATRLPELSALFDSQQLGRRPFSAPIMVSTGGNDDLVPSPQVVQLARDYCAAGMNVNLLNENIPPLTPTIKIGINHGVGIFTQSFPSMQWIYDRFNDVPVTSNCGTF, encoded by the coding sequence ATGTCAGTCCGCCACCTCCTCGCCGCACTGTTGACCACAGTCGCCCTCGCCGCTCCCGCCGTGCCCGCACTCGCCCAACCAGGCCCAACCCCACAGCAGCTTGTCGACGGCCTCCGCCACGCCGCCACCACACCTCCTGGCAACCTTGTCGCAAGCTACGACCCCTTCTACGACGACCCGGTCCCTGCCCTCGGCGCCCCGGGCACGAAGCTGCGCACCCAACCAGCTCCCCACCTGCTCAACATCCTCGGCCCGGACTTTCCCGGCTACGCGGAGAAAATCCTTTACACCTCCACCACGGTTCACGGCGAGCCGATAGCTACCTCCGGGGTTGTGATCCAGCCCGCGCAACCCTGGCGCGGAAAAGGCCCCACCCCCACAGTCGTCTTCGCCCCCGGCACCCGCGGCTCAGGTGATGTCTGCGCCCCCTCCCGCGGCCCGTGGATGACCGCCCAACTCGACGTTTTGGCCCCCGCCTTGGGCTTCAACTACGAGCTGCCCAACTACACCGCAGCAGCTCTTTTGGGCATGCGTGTGGTCGTGGTGGACTACATCGGCCTAGGCACTCCCGGAGCACACACCTACGTGCTTCACGACGAGGAAGCCCGCGCTGTCCTCGACGCTGCCCGCGCCGTCGTGCCCGCCGGTGAACCCGTCGCCTTCTACGGCTACTCCCAAGGCGGCGGGGCCGTAGCGGCAGCCGCTGAGTTGCAGCCCACTTACGCACCTGAGTTAAATCTCAAAGGCACGTTCGCGGGTGCTCCCCCAGCGGATCTTTTCGCCACCATGCAAGGCGTAGACAACTCCCTCATCACCGCTGTTTTAGGCTACGCGCTCAACGGCTGGGTTCAGCGTTACCCGCATCTGCGCGCAACTGTGGAACCGCTGCTCAACGAACGCGGCCGTGAATTCGTCCACTCCACAGCCAACTCCTGCATGCCCGACGGGGCGCTGCGCTGGGCGTTGACGGACACACGCTCACTGACCACGACAGGCGAATCGCTCGCGCAAATCGCCACCCGCTTACCGGAGCTAAGCGCCCTGTTCGATTCCCAGCAGCTGGGCCGCCGCCCATTTTCCGCCCCGATCATGGTCAGTACCGGCGGCAACGACGACCTCGTTCCCTCCCCGCAGGTTGTGCAGTTGGCGCGCGACTATTGCGCCGCCGGGATGAACGTAAACCTGCTCAACGAAAACATTCCCCCGCTGACCCCCACCATCAAAATCGGGATCAACCACGGCGTGGGGATCTTCACCCAGTCCTTCCCGTCGATGCAGTGGATCTACGACCGCTTCAACGATGTGCCGGTCACGTCGAACTGCGGCACTTTCTAA